One window of Microbacterium sediminis genomic DNA carries:
- a CDS encoding histidinol-phosphate transaminase: MTSDPANPASVTVDRAIGLDDLPLRPDLRGQKPYGAPQMPVPVALNVNENTHPVPDEVADDIADAVARVLRDVNRYPDREFTELRQGFADYLGHGLAPEQIWAGNGSNEVLQHVLQAFGGPGRTAFGFAPTYSMYSLIARGVGSEWIAGTRGPGFAIDADDAARQVADARPDIVFLCSPNNPTGTPLSLDVIEAVYDATDGIVIVDEAYWEFAPREEQSALTLLEGRPRLAVSRTMSKAFAFAGARVGYLAADPAFIDALRLVRLPYHLSALTQAAATAALRHADTMLHTVEEIVEQRNRMSATLEALGYTVYPSWTNFVLFGGVADPARTWELLRERGILVRDIGIPGHLRVTAGTEEETTAFLEALAEIGN, from the coding sequence GTGACCTCGGACCCTGCCAATCCCGCTTCCGTGACCGTCGATCGAGCGATCGGACTCGACGACCTTCCCCTCCGCCCCGACCTGCGCGGGCAGAAGCCCTACGGGGCGCCGCAGATGCCGGTCCCGGTGGCCCTCAACGTCAACGAGAACACCCACCCGGTCCCCGACGAGGTCGCCGACGACATCGCCGACGCCGTCGCGCGCGTGCTGCGCGACGTCAACCGCTACCCCGACCGCGAGTTCACCGAGCTGCGCCAGGGCTTCGCCGACTACCTCGGCCACGGCCTGGCGCCGGAGCAGATCTGGGCCGGCAACGGATCGAACGAGGTGCTCCAGCACGTCCTGCAGGCCTTCGGCGGCCCGGGGCGCACGGCGTTCGGCTTCGCGCCCACCTACTCGATGTACAGCCTGATCGCGCGCGGCGTCGGCTCGGAATGGATCGCGGGCACCCGCGGCCCCGGCTTCGCCATCGACGCCGACGACGCGGCGCGTCAGGTCGCCGACGCCCGTCCCGACATCGTGTTCCTCTGCTCGCCGAACAACCCCACCGGCACGCCCCTGTCGCTCGACGTGATCGAGGCGGTCTACGACGCCACCGACGGCATCGTGATCGTCGACGAGGCGTACTGGGAGTTCGCGCCGCGCGAGGAGCAGTCGGCGCTCACCCTGCTCGAGGGGCGCCCGCGGCTGGCCGTGTCACGCACCATGAGCAAGGCGTTCGCGTTCGCCGGCGCGCGCGTGGGCTATCTCGCCGCCGATCCGGCGTTCATCGACGCGCTCCGGCTCGTCCGGCTGCCGTACCACCTGTCCGCGCTCACCCAGGCGGCGGCCACGGCCGCGCTGCGTCACGCCGACACGATGCTGCACACGGTCGAGGAGATCGTGGAGCAGCGCAATCGGATGTCGGCGACGCTCGAGGCCCTCGGCTACACGGTCTACCCCTCCTGGACGAACTTCGTGCTCTTCGGCGGCGTCGCCGATCCGGCCCGCACCTGGGAGCTGCTGCGCGAACGGGGCATCCTCGTGCGCGACATCGGCATCCCCGGCCACCTGCGCGTGACCGCGGGGACCGAGGAGGAGACGACCGCGTTCCTCGAGGCGCTCGCGGAGATCGGCAACTGA
- a CDS encoding LysM peptidoglycan-binding domain-containing protein, translating into MSTAILSAGPSAPRIAAPRTRLRLTARGRRVLAALAAAPVVAGLAAAIIGGGTALASREDGAGAEAFDIVTVSAGDTLWSIAQEVAPGHDPRDVIYELKNLNNLAGGMLTPGQQISVPAAFGH; encoded by the coding sequence ATGAGCACCGCGATCCTCTCGGCAGGTCCCTCGGCACCCCGCATCGCCGCGCCTCGCACCCGCCTGCGCTTGACGGCGCGCGGGCGCCGCGTGCTGGCCGCCCTGGCGGCCGCTCCCGTCGTCGCCGGCCTGGCCGCCGCGATCATCGGCGGCGGCACCGCGCTCGCCTCGCGCGAGGACGGCGCGGGCGCCGAGGCGTTCGACATCGTCACGGTGTCCGCGGGCGACACGCTGTGGAGCATCGCGCAGGAGGTCGCCCCCGGGCACGACCCGCGCGACGTGATCTACGAGCTCAAGAACCTCAACAACCTCGCCGGTGGCATGCTCACCCCGGGGCAGCAGATCTCCGTGCCGGCCGCGTTCGGACACTGA
- the lexA gene encoding transcriptional repressor LexA, which translates to MSDAAADIAGIDDKPRTRRRRNLSEKQMAILEVIQRSIQRNGYPPSMREIGDAVGLKSLSSVTHQLGQLELSGYLRRDPGKTRAMEVLIDLPGLSGENVDADAPSVGDAAMVPLVGRIAAGVPITADQQVEEIFPLPRQLVGKGELFMLKVVGESMIDAAICDGDWVVVRAQNTAENGDIVAAMLDGEATVKAFRQRDGHTWLLPRNSAFEPILGDEATVLGKVVAVLRAV; encoded by the coding sequence ATGAGCGACGCCGCGGCCGACATCGCCGGCATCGACGACAAGCCGCGCACGCGTCGTCGCCGGAACCTCAGCGAGAAGCAGATGGCCATCCTCGAGGTGATCCAGCGCTCCATTCAGCGCAACGGGTACCCGCCGAGCATGCGCGAGATCGGCGACGCCGTGGGCCTGAAGTCGCTCTCCAGCGTCACCCACCAGCTCGGCCAGCTCGAGCTGAGCGGCTACCTGCGCCGCGATCCCGGCAAGACCCGGGCCATGGAGGTCCTCATCGACCTGCCCGGCCTGTCGGGCGAGAACGTCGACGCCGACGCCCCCTCGGTCGGCGACGCGGCGATGGTCCCGCTCGTGGGCCGCATCGCCGCCGGCGTGCCGATCACCGCCGATCAGCAGGTCGAGGAGATCTTCCCGCTCCCCCGCCAGCTCGTGGGCAAGGGCGAGCTGTTCATGCTGAAGGTGGTCGGCGAGTCGATGATCGACGCCGCCATCTGCGACGGCGACTGGGTGGTCGTCCGGGCGCAGAACACGGCCGAGAACGGCGACATCGTGGCCGCCATGCTCGACGGCGAGGCGACCGTCAAGGCGTTCCGGCAGCGCGACGGCCACACCTGGCTGCTGCCGCGGAACTCGGCGTTCGAGCCGATCCTGGGCGACGAAGCGACGGTGCTCGGCAAGGTCGTCGCCGTGCTGCGCGCCGTCTGA